From Magnolia sinica isolate HGM2019 chromosome 13, MsV1, whole genome shotgun sequence, one genomic window encodes:
- the LOC131222922 gene encoding uncharacterized protein LOC131222922, whose translation MPSIICCNFPKSHAFPLLSRVSTQPKCFNPSLSFHAQAFPNGFNNKTLESIQRHRFKHFSTGFCQGTKARNFSNGSHQKAMENGRGSRPRNFPCGFSQKGLENCDVTKPRNFSSGFHQTIMQNSHGLKPLNFSNGFHPKPPDNVGIIRARNFSNESHLKATESDRRVRSRKTLPWIASYRNREFKRSEKAPTPKSNHSSWEDSANIYFSKNGTKPSKESSTKPLINNRESRPIDVIPIKTDEGEEEEDVEPVDDPRWDRIKSNYQRIVDRDTRSEKPEVRRWDKQGRWDKQENWGRKTWKEATESTLPKMVGEGVYGVGPVLAALTVGRREFYALYVQEGLDLSSNNRKKKDKKGVEKVLRRAEKIGLTVKEASKHDLNMIVGNRPHQGLVLDASPLEMDSLRELDPVLIEGEKGPVWVALDEVTDPQNLGAIVRSAYFFGAAGVVLCAKNSAPLSGVVSKASAGSLELIELRSCKNMMQFLTNSIENGWRVLGGSVSSRALPLTEVVAGAPTILVLGSEGSGLRPLVEKSCTQLIRIPGNIPLGVPAREIEGEEIEEMDERCSSEEFRSFMAVESLNVSVAAGVLLYHLVGNSKCSLGDKKIDAID comes from the coding sequence ATGCCTAGTATCATATGCTGTAACTTCCCAAAAAGCCATGCATTTCCTCTCCTTTCCAGAGTTTCAACACAACCCAAATGCTTCAATCCCTCTCTGAGCTTCCATGCCCAAGCTTTCCCAAATGGGTTTAATAATAAAACCCTGGAAAGCATCCAACGGCATAGATTCAAGCATTTCTCAACTGGTTTTTGTCAGGGAACGAAAGCCAGGAATTTCTCAAATGGTTCTCATCAGAAGGCCATGGAAAACGGCCGTGGCTCAAGACCCAGGAATTTCCCATGTGGGTTCTCTCAGAAAGGCTTAGAAAACTGCGACGTAACAAAACCAAGAAATTTCTCAAGTGGGTTTCACCAGACAATCATGCAAAACAGCCATGGACTAAAACCCTTGAATTTCTCAAATGGGTTTCATCCGAAACCCCCAGACAATGTTGGCATAATCAGAGCTAGAAATTTCTCGAATGAGTCTCATCTGAAAGCCACAGAAAGTGATCGCAGAGTAAGATCCCGAAAGACCCTTCCCTGGATAGCATCGTATAGAAATAGGGAATTCAAGCGGTCAGAAAAAGCACCGACCCCAAAATCCAATCATTCATCTTGGGAAGATTCGGCTAACATCTATTTTTCGAAAAACGGCACAAAGCCCTCTAAGGAGAGTAGCACGAAGCCTTTGATCAATAATAGGGAGAGTAGACCAATCGATGTTATTCCTATTAAAACGGATGAAGGTGAGGAGGAGGAAGATGTTGAGCCGGTTGATGATCCAAGATGGGACAGGATTAAAAGCAACTACCAGAGAATTGTCGACCGAGATACTAGGTCTGAAAAACCAGAGGTTCGACGGTGGGATAAACAAGGTAGGTGGGATAAACAGGAAAACTGGGGCCGGAAAACATGGAAAGAGGCTACAGAATCGACATTGCCGAAGATGGTTGGTGAAGGGGTTTATGGAGTTGGTCCTGTTTTGGCGGCATTAACAGTCGGAAGAAGGGAGTTCTATGCTCTCTATGTTCAGGAAGGATTGGATTTGAGCAGCAAtaacaggaagaagaaggacaAGAAAGGGGTAGAAAAGGTGCTGAGAAGGGCAGAAAAGATAGGTTTGACTGTAAAAGAAGCTTCGAAGCATGATCTCAATATGATAGTCGGTAACCGCCCCCACCAGGGTTTGGTGCTGGATGCTTCTCCACTAGAGATGGATAGCCTAAGGGAATTGGATCCCGTTTTGATAGAGGGAGAAAAGGGACCTGTTTGGGTTGCTTTGGACGAAGTCACGGATCCCCAGAACTTAGGGGCCATTGTTCGGTCGGCTTATTTCTTTGGAGCAGCAGGGGTAGTGTTGTGTGCAAAGAATTCGGCCCCTTTGAGTGGGGTTGTGAGCAAAGCCAGTGCGGGATCACTTGAATTGATTGAATTGAGGTCATGCAAAAATATGATGCAGTTCTTGACAAACTCCATTGAAAATGGATGGCGGGTTCTTGGAGGCTCGGTTTCTTCAAGAGCTCTTCCATTGACTGAAGTTGTAGCTGGTGCACCGACAATTCTTGTGTTGGGTAGTGAAGGTAGTGGATTGAGGCCTCTGGTGGAGAAATCTTGTACTCAGCTTATTCGAATCCCGGGAAACATTCCCCTAGGTGTACCTGCAAGAGAGATTGAAGGTGAAGAAATAGAGGAGATGGATGAGAGATGTTCAAGCGAAGAATTTCGGTCCTTTATGGCGGTCGAGAGCTTGAATGTAAGTGTGGCCGCAGGTGTGCTTCTTTACCATTTGGTTGGGAACAGTAAATGTAGCTTAGGTGATAAGAAGATCGATGCAATTGATTGA